The window gagacatgtttatgtatgaaacacattaaaaagtgcattttgcataataggggtcATTTAAGTTTAAAGCTCCTTCAGATTGGAATCCTTTGCCACCAAATATACAAAGtgtaaattattttcaaatgcttgaaaatgatttgttgcttttctgcTGTTAACTGTACATGCTAAGTACAAAAACtaagtttatatttatttatttgtgtattgcTAGGGAAATTAATTTATTCATGGCCTTTCTGCGGCCATACAGTGGTTATGTCCAGTTTGTATCGTTAGTTTTTGAGTTCTGTTTGTTGTAGTCTCGTCTGTGGATGTATTGTGTGCTTGTTACCGTCTTGCTGTTGGTACTAGGCCTATATGTTAGGACCCCCTTTAAAACAAAACGGTTCATCTCAAGAGGTTTAtcctaaatgaataaattatttgGAATTCAGGTCAGTCAATCATAAAATTCTAGCAGACATCTGCAGTTCTATGACTCCTTAAGCACCATTATCAGATCAAAATGTGAAGCAATACTTCTGTTTATGACCGTAACTCGAGAAGCAAGCAAGAAAGATGAAGAGACCATGGGGAACTGCAAAAGAGAAGTATTCACGCTAAACTGTATCACCATTGTTTGTGAATGTAAGTTAAAAGAGAAATTTGTGTGCGGATGTGGTGATggtaaatgtagtttattgaagctatttatttttcagagcgTGCTATATTGACAGAGGAATCAGAGTTTCTTCTGTAAAATCTGTTATACTTCCTGCATCGAGCGCCATCATCTTCCATGACTGGCATAGTTGGTGATGAGGAAGACCTCCAGGCTGTTTTAACCCTTATGTTGTGTTCAAATCTCCTGTGACCGATTTCAAGTTAAAATTACTAccttctagttttttttttctgaagtaGTCTTCATGATATCCTCTACAACAACTTGATAAACATTACAAAACTGAATTTTAGTCAAGTCTGAAGGTCTCCCACAAAAAAAGTGTGTAATTTGGTGTTCTTCTGACTTTAGACACCCCATCCCCACCCCCTTCCTACACTGTAACAATCATTTTCTAATATAACTCTATTATAGTCAGATAACATACAATTCCACTGTTTCACCATAGGGAATTTAATGAGTGAATATAATCacattctttattttcaaaatatgtgGTTTAACGTGTTGTGGGGCcataaatacaaattacaacAGGATTGTATGGTTATGAACGCATAATAAGTTAGTTATGatacagtaaaaacaatattggatcatagtcattatttttgattgttttggaCTGAGTTAAATCATGGGTCAAATCAACCCGCGAAGACCAACAACGGAAACAGCTTTCGAACACAACATAAAGAGTTCAAAAATATGAGAGCACAGGATGTTATGTTTAAGGATACATTTCATTGTGGAGGAAAACTAGCGGCAGCTGCGGAGAGAGACCGGGTCACTATGCATGAACACTTTCCTCCTCACTCGTACAAAGCTGTGCTGAAGGCCTTCTTCAGAAATGTTCTAGGATTCAGGCTACTTCTGTCTCCATGGTCGTGGCTTCAACCATAGTCCCTGCAACAGCCATAGCTATAAGCAGCAGGCTCATCCTCAGCACAGAGCTCAGGTAGCTCCTGTTGTTGTTCCCTGCTGAAACTGAGGAATGTGTTGCAAGCGAACTGAAAAATGATAACAAGCTAAATTGATACAACAAAAAgtggtttagaaaaaaaaagcaattccACCATGATCTCTTGGGGACTTTATAGAATCAGGACCATGTTAATAAAGTTTAATATACAATGATCTCTATGTGCACATGTTCATAAAATGCATGACAACAGCTGAAATGTCCAGTCAGTAAAAGGcacacacatagaaaaacaCCATGGCTTCCTGTATGCATATAGAAGGTGTACTGTACTGAGGGTACTGATAAAACAGGTGTCATTTATTGGCTCAAGCCTCGTTCCTCCGTCAGCTAAAACTGCAGGAACATACTGACTTTGGCCTGACCTCCATCATAATCCCGCTGAGCACTGACCTAGCTTGACAGCTTGCCCTTGTGGTGTGCCAAAAACTTCACATAAACCATTCAGAGAAGGTGGGCAGTGTCCTCAGAACTCCTCTCCCCACAGATGCACCACGAGCGAAATGGGAAAACTCCGCTTCAAAGATAAAAACATCAGTGCAGTCCAATGACATGGAGAATATAAGAATTAGTAGGAGAGCTAAATGAATCCACAAACGTTTGTATTTCCAATGTGCAATGTTTTATCTAACTCTGCTTGCCAATAAATAAGACAACGTCTGTGTTCAAGGTAATTAAACGACAGGGACAGACAGTCATTGTAAACACAGTTATCTTTGCCATCATAAGCTTCACATGAGTTCCCACACTTCATTGTTTTCAGAACTTAGTCAATTCATTGCATTGGAACTGCCACAATTCACTTGCAAAGCCTGGATTTGAGGAACCTGCACAAGCAGCTTTGCCGCTACACTGGCTGCTACCGGGAACACTTTATTAAATGGTTtatcactttaaaatacttttttaaactgGGACCGAGGGTCCCTGGTCTATAGCCTTTTATAATTATAGTACAGTGTATAATTAAGTATTCAAAtagttttataattattatctgTTATCACCACTTTGTTGTATTTTCAAATTATagtaaaaaaattaaacatttacaaaggtTTGTGTCAATTCTGAAATATTAGTAAATATCACTAGAATATCTGAAATGTTTAGCATAGaaaacaacatattatatatgGTGAATAgtatacactgaaaaactgaattgttgacttcaataaaatgtattatgtcaacagattccacataactgtattcAGTCTGTAGAAGCAAAAcaattaagttgaacctaatattttttaaactatatattATGGTTTTCAATTAAtgtaatacagttatgtgtaatttgtttacataatacatttaattaaagtcaacatttcagttttttcagtgtagctGTTGTGAGTTGAGTGGAACAATTGCAAAATGATAACTACTCTGGATGCTAAAGTACAGTAGAGcaaagcaactttaaaaaaaagatttaaatgatcacacacacacacacacacacacacacacacacacacacacacacacacacacacacacacacacacaggcacacacaggcacatacaggcacacaggcacacacacacacctgcagatcctcctcagtGGTTGTACTAGAACAGTTTCCTCTCAGAGTTCAGCAACAGATTACGCAGCATCTAGCTGTGTTGCCAcatatttgaatacatttggttTCCCCTTTAGAGCACCGTCTCTCTGCAGACTCCGATCAGACTGTGGGGGCGGTCAGGGTGCTCCAGGCGGGACCCTGCCCTGGACCCTGCCCTGGACCCCACTTTCCTGCTGCTCCCTCTGTGTTCTGCAGACTCGATTGCTTCACAGGTGAAGGAGCTGAGGTCACCGCAGCTCTGCAGGTGCAGCAGACCGGGCCTCCTCCTGGGGGCGCGAGGGAACGTCTGGGAGTGGCTGCCTGCTGCCTGCTGGGGAGGTTTGGGCTGACTGGGACCCATCTCTGAGTCTGTGAACACCTGGAAGCAAATACATAGAGTTCAACAGCAGCACAAACTTCATTAtccaatatttaaaatcaagtcctctttttaaaacagtttgaacACTCTGAAAGTTCAAAATGGACATCCAGGTTATAGCCAGGACCAGGGTTTCTGTTATCTGGTGATAACAGTATTTCTCTGGTaaaaagaccaacttaaaagCGAATGTCGTAAATAAAAATGCTAGAttccatatttttttatataatctataaaataaatgaaacaatataaaaataaataaagattaaaagatcatttaaaagtggggtgtcgctaataaaaagcttatttaaaaagaCGAGTTGGCCTCTGATATTCCTGGGTAGGGTGTTCCACAGTTTGGGAGAGTAGTGGATAAAGCGGCTTCACCTCCTACCTGTTCTATATAGCTGGCGCAGCGTACAGCCTCCTCCATGTGCTCCTGATCAGACTGCAGGACGGTCCGGATGCTGTCCACCAGCTCCTGCACCTCAGGGGTCAGGCCCTGGGCAGCCGGCTGCTCCAGGATCCTCCTGaccagctgctgtgtgtgtcggTAGCTCTGGTAGTCCACCATAGAGGACGGCCGGGGTCTCCGGGGTGCCCTGCCGCAGTTGTTGCCCCGCCGCAGTGTGACCTGGCCCTGGGTGCAAGCAGCCAGTGTGGGCTGGGACGTCTGTGTGGAGGAGTCTGTGGTGTGAGGAGACGCTGCATGGGGGGCATCGCTGCTGCTCAGCACTGCACACATGAGGGGGAGGGAGGTCAGCTTCTCCAAATATACAGGTACTGGCATCCAACTTAAGCAACTTATGGGATATAATAAGTAAATTCCTGGACTCAAATCAACACGGCTAGCActcttttattaaaagaaattaATATTGACACCCATGGAGAGTATTGTGGTGACTTAATATATAGGTGTAAAGACCAAATACAGTAACACAccttttttatgcatttgtgtTGTTATAGTGATTGGATAGCTTTTAGATAAAGTACTGAATAAATGTCGATGGACTTCTGTAAATCCTCCGATAAAgatctttaattaaatgtcctACTGATGTCCTTCATAAATATGTTAATTCCACAACATTTGTATACCAACTTCCAAAGATTGCGTAATTCCAAATGAGCAAAAAAGCCAACCTTTAGCAGCAATGTCTATCAACACCGGGTCACTGTTGGAGCGGAGCATCCTTTCTTTCCTCCGGTGGCTCAGTGCTGGGGAGggaggctgctgctgaggaggaggaggctggagGAGGCTGGAGCTTATCCTGGAGCTGAGGCCTGGAGCTGAGCCTGGAGCTGATCCTGGAGCTTATCCTGGAGCTGAGGCTGGAGCTGAGGCTGGAGCTGgtcctggagctgctgctggagctgaggCTGTTGCTGAGGCTGGAGCTGAGGCTGTTGCTGAGGCTGGAGCTGAGGCTGGAGCTGATCCTGGAGCTGAGGCTGGAGCTGAGGCTGGAGCTGATCCTGGAGCTGAGGATGGAGCTGGAGTGGAGGCTTGGCACGCAGTGGGATGCCTGGTGATGTTGATACCACTTGGGGACTTCTGTGTGAGACTAAATAGAAACAGATAGACACACTTGGTatcagaacat of the Eleginops maclovinus isolate JMC-PN-2008 ecotype Puerto Natales chromosome 12, JC_Emac_rtc_rv5, whole genome shotgun sequence genome contains:
- the fam189a2 gene encoding LOW QUALITY PROTEIN: endosomal transmembrane epsin interactor 1 (The sequence of the model RefSeq protein was modified relative to this genomic sequence to represent the inferred CDS: deleted 2 bases in 2 codons), which produces MSLPVVLPGSCCPVIGASQLSEPPYRNRPRGLSASSRSAGGGSRLLLPGRPLLSLGLLQLLLGGSMVALCFGALSLSNSPPIRNSCPFWAGSSVILSGIVGLTTWRRPMLLLVNVFVLLSVVCVLLNLAGFILCCQGAQLVSSMTSCQLSEAGDVCYCCSLSPSSKCPEEKLLELHPAHSCSTMRILLKKVLFALCALNALTTAVCLMASALRYLQIFTARTPCMDEHRATAEEREEPAQVPDPDEFVAPAPPPSYFSTFYSYTPRLARRILGDSVIPLPHIYGARIKGVELFCPLDPPPPYEVVAGSSVNAVTQETEIALTELTIEATASPSEDSDPVSHRSPQVVSTSPGIPLRAKPPLQLHPQLQDQLQPQLQPQLQDQLQPQLQPQQSLSSSLSNSLSSSSSSRTSSSLSSSLSSRISSRISSRLSSRPQLQDKLQPPPPPPPQQQPPSPALSHRRKERMLRSNSDPVLIDIAAKVLSSSDAPHAASPHTTDSSTQTSQPTLAACTQGQVTLRRGNNCGRAPRRPRPSSMVDYQSYRHTQQLVRRILEQPAAQGLTPEVQELVDSIRTVLQSDQEHMEEAVRCASYIEQVFTDSEMGPSQPKPPQQAAGSHSQTFPRAPRRRPGLLHLQSCGDLSSFTCEAIESAEHRGSSRKVGSRAGSRAGSRLEHPDRPHSLIGVCRETVL